From Osmerus mordax isolate fOsmMor3 chromosome 7, fOsmMor3.pri, whole genome shotgun sequence:
aggtgagtgtgtgtacaaaaGCCAGTCTAGCGTAGGGCAGCACCGGGGGAGGTCGGGTGGCACTGCCGTGCTGAGACGCCACCCTGGAGGCCTCCAGCAGGCGGTGACGGACCATGAGGGCAGCGTCCGGGGAGCCTGCCACCCGGCGGGGCAGGTAGATGCTGGGGTAGAGGGCCGTGGACTGGGCCCACAGCCATGCCAGCTGGTCGTTCCTGCGCCTGGTTCTGGGGTGGCATTGGCCGGTGTAGACGTGGGTATGGTTGCCCCCTAGCCTTGGTTCTGGTCCAGTCGTGGGGGGGTCGTTGAAGCAGGAAGGGAAGCCGTAGTAACCCCAGAGCCCCCCCGGTTGCAggctcacccccagcctcagagTCTCCCACATTAGCTTCCTGGCACCCCTCTCAAACTCCTTCCTGGCCAGCCATGTCACTTCCTGCTGCGACAGCTCTGGGTGGCTCCTCCTCACTAGATTCTTGGACAGCTGTCGGTAGGCCATCTTAGAGCCGAAGTCCCTGGCCCACAGGGGGCGCCACGCCTCCCAGTCAAGCACAGCCAGGCCCCTGAACCCAGgccggagcagagaggagagctgggccGTGGCCCGGGATAGGTGGGCCTTCAGGTCAGCCCTCTGGGGGACTCCCCCGTGGACCCTGCGCCCGTCCCGGCTGAGGTAGGGGTAGAGGCCCAGGCGGTTTTTGTAGAACAGGCTGACGGTCTGGCCCTGGAAACTCTGCTGCCGGTTGGCCAGGATgcccagggaggggaggggtaagTGGACGCCGTGACGGCTGTGGCACCTAGCGGTGGGCATGTTCCACACCACGGTGAAGGGCGTGTCTGAGAACAGCGTGTCTGAGAACAGGGGGCTGGCCGCCGCcacagggggcggggccaaggagacccagggagggaggatgatgaggaggcgACACAGCAACATGGCTGCTCACCGGCCAGGGCTTTGTGCTTCCtgaggatgacacacacacacctgttacataaaaaaacgtaaaaaaaaaaaaattgttctagtaacaactcaaattaTTTATCATCATATCAGCaggaacacaaaacacaacccTTGATTCGTTTGAACATCATTTTTAATTCCAGCAGCAATGATTGACAAGTGAGGGAAAGGAGGTGGACTCGTTATTTTGGACACTAAAGCTGCTGCCACACGGAACCTAGAATAACATGACACAGAGGGGAGTAGATGACACTGTTAATGAAAGAGGGTGAACAGGAAGACTAGCATTAGGCACAAGCTCACAGGAAGACTGACATAATCCCCGagctgtgagactgtgagaGATTGCAGGTCTACACAAATAAAGGCACGTTTGAATTCAGTTGTAGCGCGTGTCGTCAGCTACAGTACGGTCGATAAGGTTTATCGAGTTCAAGTCTAGCCATCGGGAAGGCTAACGACAAGACGAGCCACCAGAAAGAGAGCAACACTGTCGTTCTCCTGTTCTACTCgtccgtctccccctcctcttcgcctcctctgtcagtctctctgtccGCATGTCCACGCTCCATGACCTGCACCCCACTGGATCAgtctccactgtgtgtgtgtgtgtgtgtccagtgtcagATGTCCTTGTGCATCCAGAAGATGGGCATTCCTTTAGCGTCTCTGTAGGGGGTTTCCTCCAGGGTCTGGACCACCTGTTGCCTTGGCaaccggggaggaggaggaggaggggggacgtatggaggagggggagttggAAGGCCAacgggaggcggaggagggagaggtggaggcggaGCTGAGAGTGGCggcggaggcaggggaggaacagcaggtggaggtgggggaggtggaccagaaggagggggaggaggtggagggagttgaccaaaaggaggagggggaggtggagtgtGGGTACCAGCAGGAAGTGGCAGAGGGGGAAATGTACCCGAGTCGGTCACGAGCGTTCCAGGTTTCAGGTCCTGGTTCCCCTCCCCCTGGCTGTACGTCTCACCCCCTACCCCTCTGGACAATCTCTGCAGAACCTCCATGGAAACGAAGCTGGTCATGGCGCCTGCGTTCTGCACCGGGGCTGACAGGCGGTAACCCAGGTGGGCGTAGAAGTGCTGCTTGTCGTGCGTGGTCAGACACAGGCGCTTGAACCCACGACCCCGGGCGTACACCTCCGTCTCCTCCATCAGCGTCCGGCCGTAGCCCCTCCCCCGCTCCGCCTTTGACACCACCACTGACTCCACAAAGAGGCTGTCGCTGCGTCCGACCACGCGGGAGAGCCGGGCGTGGCCCACCAGCGCCTCGCCCCCCCGGACCAGCACTAGACAGACGGGGAAGCCCGGGCAGGACTTCCGGAGGGCGTGGAGGCGGGCGGAGCGACTCCTCTGCCACTCGGCATTCACCAGGTCGGCGCACGCCACGAGCAGGTCCGGCCGTTGGTGGAGGGGGATGGCCCTGACCCTAgaaccctcctcatcctcacaccTGGGGGTTGgccccggagagagagagagaggaggggggcagagaggaagggagatgagAGTAGACGTGGAG
This genomic window contains:
- the hyal3 gene encoding hyaluronidase-3, coding for MLLCRLLIILPPWVSLAPPPVAAASPLFSDTLFSDTPFTVVWNMPTARCHSRHGVHLPLPSLGILANRQQSFQGQTVSLFYKNRLGLYPYLSRDGRRVHGGVPQRADLKAHLSRATAQLSSLLRPGFRGLAVLDWEAWRPLWARDFGSKMAYRQLSKNLVRRSHPELSQQEVTWLARKEFERGARKLMWETLRLGVSLQPGGLWGYYGFPSCFNDPPTTGPEPRLGGNHTHVYTGQCHPRTRRRNDQLAWLWAQSTALYPSIYLPRRVAGSPDAALMVRHRLLEASRVASQHGSATRPPPVLPYARLAFVHTLTFLNQTDLEHTLGESAALGAAGVVLWGEIKFARSKHQCELLRDYLGSVLGRYIQTLRNDVILCSHRRCHGNGRCARRDPLSDHMIPSTTSDPTLTPDPSHNLSDVYDHFLCQCYQGWTGDTCQMKTASNTS